One Heptranchias perlo isolate sHepPer1 chromosome 39, sHepPer1.hap1, whole genome shotgun sequence DNA segment encodes these proteins:
- the LOC137305213 gene encoding calcium homeostasis modulator protein 6-like isoform X1 → MAIRQILVGLKDSLLSNSGIVRIFGNVGASLILIGFEQLLEQKVPCPCAVGWNYTYALLSFLIPAISLFMISLMLQSDLLKWCRCRFRNDLIAPSCKCNPFKYYFLLMVVLKALIPPIMWISILFLDGDYYACSKLMRKNAAVNSRNCSESQCNQNPGEIPPHLQKVCNESRLFGALVFVISLIVMTVLYFLPQWTCFDCKNDAYYKFQYDYMCEEGENKIIMKKLKNKVEENVEENTEDRINRILPNIGETQREGHSEGIPPPNVGSSHQESMPLRSLRQDDE, encoded by the exons ATGGCCATTAGACAGATATTAGTGGGACTCAAAGACAGCTTGCTGTCTAACTCAGGCATCGTTCGAATCTTCGGGAATGTTGGAGCAAGTCTAATACTTATTGGATTCGAACAGCTACTGGAGCAAAAGGTCCCATGTCCCTGTGCTGTGGGATGGAATTATACCTACGCCTTGCTATCCTTCTTAATCCCTGCAATTTCATTGTTTATGATCAGTCTAATGTTGCAAAGTGATTTACTGAAATGGTGTAGGTGTAGGTTTAGGAATGATTTAATTGCCCCTTCGTGTAAATGCAATCCATTTAAATATTATTTCCTGTTGATGGTGGTGCTTAAAGCATTGATTCCACCGATAATGTGGATCAGCATACTCTTCTTGGACGGGGATTACTATGCCTGTTCAAAGTTAATGAGAAAAAATGCGGCTGTTAACAGTAGGAACTGCAGTGAATCCCAGTGCAACCAGAATCCCGgtgaaattccacctcatctacAAAAAGTTTGCAATGAATCACGG CTCTTCGGTGCCCTTGTATTTGTTATATCCCTGATTGTGATGACAGTCCTCTACTTCCTTCCTCAATGGACCTGCTTCGACTGCAAGAATGATGCTTATTACAAGTTTCAATATGATTATATGTGTGAAGAAGGCGAAAACAAGATAATTATGAAGAAATTGAAAAACAAAGTAGAAGAAAATGTGGAAGAAAACACTGAAGATAGGATCAATAGAATACTTCCCAACATCGGAGAGACTCAGAGAGAAGGACATAGTGAAGGAATTCCACCGCCCAATGTGGGAAG
- the LOC137305213 gene encoding calcium homeostasis modulator protein 6-like isoform X2, whose product MAIRQILVGLKDSLLSNSGIVRIFGNVGASLILIGFEQLLEQKVPCPCAVGWNYTYALLSFLIPAISLFMISLMLQSDLLKWCRCRFRNDLIAPSCKCNPFKYYFLLMVVLKALIPPIMWISILFLDGDYYACSKLMRKNAAVNSRNCSESQCNQNPGEIPPHLQKVCNESRLFGALVFVISLIVMTVLYFLPQWTCFDCKNDAYYKFQYDYMCEEGENKIIMKKLKNKVEENVEENTEDRINRILPNIGETQREGHSEGIPPPNVGSHQESMPLRSLRQDDE is encoded by the exons ATGGCCATTAGACAGATATTAGTGGGACTCAAAGACAGCTTGCTGTCTAACTCAGGCATCGTTCGAATCTTCGGGAATGTTGGAGCAAGTCTAATACTTATTGGATTCGAACAGCTACTGGAGCAAAAGGTCCCATGTCCCTGTGCTGTGGGATGGAATTATACCTACGCCTTGCTATCCTTCTTAATCCCTGCAATTTCATTGTTTATGATCAGTCTAATGTTGCAAAGTGATTTACTGAAATGGTGTAGGTGTAGGTTTAGGAATGATTTAATTGCCCCTTCGTGTAAATGCAATCCATTTAAATATTATTTCCTGTTGATGGTGGTGCTTAAAGCATTGATTCCACCGATAATGTGGATCAGCATACTCTTCTTGGACGGGGATTACTATGCCTGTTCAAAGTTAATGAGAAAAAATGCGGCTGTTAACAGTAGGAACTGCAGTGAATCCCAGTGCAACCAGAATCCCGgtgaaattccacctcatctacAAAAAGTTTGCAATGAATCACGG CTCTTCGGTGCCCTTGTATTTGTTATATCCCTGATTGTGATGACAGTCCTCTACTTCCTTCCTCAATGGACCTGCTTCGACTGCAAGAATGATGCTTATTACAAGTTTCAATATGATTATATGTGTGAAGAAGGCGAAAACAAGATAATTATGAAGAAATTGAAAAACAAAGTAGAAGAAAATGTGGAAGAAAACACTGAAGATAGGATCAATAGAATACTTCCCAACATCGGAGAGACTCAGAGAGAAGGACATAGTGAAGGAATTCCACCGCCCAATGTGGGAAG